From one Pan troglodytes isolate AG18354 chromosome 13, NHGRI_mPanTro3-v2.0_pri, whole genome shotgun sequence genomic stretch:
- the GBX2 gene encoding homeobox protein GBX-2 isoform X1 — protein sequence MSAAFPPSLMMMQRPLGSSTAFSIDSLIGSPPQPSPGHFVYTGYPMFMPYRPVVLPPPPPPPPALPQAALQPALPPAHPHHQIPSLPTGFCSSLAQGMALTSTLMATLPGGFSASPQHQEAAAARKFAPQPLPGGGNFDKAEALQADAEDGKGFLAKEGSLLAFSAAEAVQASLVGAVRGQGKDESKVEDDPKGKEESFSLESDVDYSSDDNLTGQAAHKEEDPGHALEETPPSSGAAGSTTSTGKNRRRRTAFTSEQLLELEKEFHCKKYLSLTERSQIAHALKLSEVQVKIWFQNRRAKWKRVKAGNANSKTGEPSRNPKIVVPIPVHVSRFAIRSQHQQLEQARP from the exons ATGAGCGCAGCGTTCCCGCCGTCGCTGATGATGATGCAGCGCCCGCTGGGGAGTAGCACCGCCTTCAGCATAGACTCGCTGATCGGCAGCCCGCCGCAGCCCAGCCCCGGCCATTTCGTCTACACCGGCTACCCCATGTTCATGCCCTACCGGCCGGTagtgctgccgccgccgccgccgccgccgcccgcgctGCCCCAGGCCGCGCTGCAGCCAGCGCTGCCGCCCGCACACCCTCACCACCAGATCCCCAGCCTGCCCACAGGCTTCTGCTCCAGCCTGGCGCAGGGCATGGCGCTCACCTCTACGCTCATGGCCACGCTCCCCGGCGGCTTCTCCGCGTCGCCCCAGCACCAGGAGGCGGCAGCGGCCCGCAAGTTCGCGCCGCAGCCGCTGCCCGGCGGCGGTAACTTCGACAAGGCGGAGGCGCTGCAGGCTGACGCGGAGGACGGCAAAGGCTTCCTGGCCAAAGAGGGCTCGCTGCTCGCCTTCTCCGCGGCCGAGGCGGTGCAGGCTTCGCTCG TCGGGGCTGTCCGAGGGCAAGGGAAAGACGAGTCAAAGGTGGAAGACGACCCGAAGGGCAAGGAGGAAAGCTTCTCGCTGGAGAGCGATGTGGACTACAGCTCGGATGACAATCTGACTGGCCAGGCAGCTCACAAGGAGGAAGACCCGGGCCACGCGCTGGAGGAGACCCCGCCGAGCAGCGGCGCCGCGGGCAGCACCACGTCTACGGGCAAGAACCGGCGGCGGCGGACTGCCTTCACCAGCGAGCAGCTGCTGGAGCTAGAGAAGGAGTTCCACTGCAAAAAGTACCTCTCCTTGACCGAGCGCTCGCAGATCGCCCACGCCCTCAAACTCAGCGAGGTGCAGGTGAAAATCTGGTTCCAGAACCGACGGGCCAAGTGGAAACGGGTGAAGGCAGGCAATGCCAATTCCAAGACAGGGGAGCCCTCCAGGAACCCTAAGATCGTCGTCCCCATCCCTGTCCACGTCAGCAGGTTCGCTATCAGAAGTCAGCATCAGCAGCTAGAACAGGCCCGGCCCTGA
- the GBX2 gene encoding homeobox protein GBX-2 isoform X2, with product MSAAFPPSLMMMQRPLGSSTAFSIDSLIGSPPQPSPGHFVYTGYPMFMPYRPVVLPPPPPPPPALPQAALQPALPPAHPHHQIPSLPTGFCSSLAQGMALTSTLMATLPGGFSASPQHQEAAAARKFAPQPLPGGGNFDKAEALQADAEDGKGFLAKEGSLLAFSAAEAVQASLGRLCRSAVTWGSGRGCPRARERRVKGGRRPEGQGGKLLAGERCGLQLG from the exons ATGAGCGCAGCGTTCCCGCCGTCGCTGATGATGATGCAGCGCCCGCTGGGGAGTAGCACCGCCTTCAGCATAGACTCGCTGATCGGCAGCCCGCCGCAGCCCAGCCCCGGCCATTTCGTCTACACCGGCTACCCCATGTTCATGCCCTACCGGCCGGTagtgctgccgccgccgccgccgccgccgcccgcgctGCCCCAGGCCGCGCTGCAGCCAGCGCTGCCGCCCGCACACCCTCACCACCAGATCCCCAGCCTGCCCACAGGCTTCTGCTCCAGCCTGGCGCAGGGCATGGCGCTCACCTCTACGCTCATGGCCACGCTCCCCGGCGGCTTCTCCGCGTCGCCCCAGCACCAGGAGGCGGCAGCGGCCCGCAAGTTCGCGCCGCAGCCGCTGCCCGGCGGCGGTAACTTCGACAAGGCGGAGGCGCTGCAGGCTGACGCGGAGGACGGCAAAGGCTTCCTGGCCAAAGAGGGCTCGCTGCTCGCCTTCTCCGCGGCCGAGGCGGTGCAGGCTTCGCTCG GCCGCCTCTGCCGCTCCGCGGTGACCTGGGGTTCCGG TCGGGGCTGTCCGAGGGCAAGGGAAAGACGAGTCAAAGGTGGAAGACGACCCGAAGGGCAAGGAGGAAAGCTTCTCGCTGGAGAGCGATGTGGACTACAGCTCGGATGA